TTCAATGGCAGATTTACCCCAACCCTGTTTCTGATGTATTGTATATTGAGAACAACAAAAAAGGCCTGTATTTATACAAAATATACAATGCAAATGGTCAATTAATTTACTCCGGTCAAAACCATATAATTCCAGTATCCACATTCGAATCTGGACACTATTTCATTCAAAGAATTGGTAAAACGGATTCACAAGTAAAAAGGTTTATAGTATGGTAATGATTTTCTTTTATGAAAATGATAAATCTAGATTTTATTTGATTTTTTAAAAGTGAATTATTCTTTCGCAGTTTAGTACATACAATTTCAAATATGACCGAACTTTTCCATACTGAACTTAAGAATGATCGTATATCAGTTAACCCTAAATTAAAGCTACTTTTAGCTATAGCAGGTATTATTGTTCTTATTAACCTAAACGACCTATTAATAAGCTTGGTGGGCTCTAGTATTTGTGTTGTCCTTATCATTATCTCCATTTTTCAACTAGGAAAAAGGCATGTAATTATTCTTACAGCTGAATCGCTTTATTATGAAACTTGGATATTCGGTCAACGATTCATTGATACCTATCATATTTCTGAGATTAAAGATTTAATGTACAGAAAATTTGTGAAATCTGATTTAGAAACTACAGCAGCCCGACAAAAAGTCTTTGGGGTTGATGTCACACCTGATTCAAGCCGAACATTCTATATACATCCTGAAATCGTCCAATTTTCCTATCAAGGTAAAACAATCTCAATTGGGAAGTACAAAGAAGAATTCGGTGGTCAAAAACTATTTGATTTGATCACAGAACTTCAGAACGAATAAAAAGTAATACCCTACCGTATAATGTTTATAGTCGTTTATTCTAACAAGGTTAAGAATGAAACAATATATGCTGTACCTTAGGTCATCAATTTTAAACAATAAAAAATAGCCGTTATACAGAAGGTAATATTATCCAAATCCTTATATCAAACCTTAGAACGTTGACAGTAATTATGAGAAAATCTATTCTAATAATCCTTATTTATTCTCAAATAATTGCCTGTTCTATTGTGAAAAATAATACCAAATATGATCCTTCTTGCAGGGGTGTTTTTTTGACAAAAGTGGATTGTAAAACAATTATTAAAACCGAATCAGATAGTGATAACATTGAATATACTATTGTTAGTTACCGAGAATCAACAATAATCCCAGATCCATTTATCGGTATAATATAAGACCGATTCAAAAGACACTACCCAAACTATAAATGAGGGATATTCTAAACTTTATTTAGAAAAGGGGGAATAGGATCTATTTTTAACGAAGAAGGGCTTCGCAAGTTTAGTGATTTCTAAAATTCCGATATCCAGAGATAGCGTTGTTCTTATAAATGTTCTGTTGGGTCCCAATTGTAATCACATTATTGATAAATTAGATTTAAGAACTTGATAAATATAAAACTACAATTAACGCGTAATATATAATTTAGTTTTTTAAAAGAATCTAATATAAATGCAAATCATACTGTACATAATTGGAGGATTAATAGGGTTAATTGTAATTTTCTTGATTTATAGATATTGGGCGACAATAAAAGCCTCACAAAAAAGAGATAAAGATATATTTGAAAAAGTCAAACCGCTTATTAATTCATTGGATAAAAAAACAACTATTGACCATGAACTAATCAATAAATTAGCCAATGATCCCGGAACAAGAGGAATACTTTATTCAATATTAGAAGAACACAATAAGACCAACTTGTTTCCTGATAAATACAATAACTTCAAATCAAGTGCTGAGTCCTCATTGGTTTATTGGCTTCTACATCCAAATGAATTAGGAGACCGACCAGACCAAATTGAATACGTTCAAAAAGTAACAAGGGAACAGGAAGTTAATAACAAAAACCAAAAGCTTGATTACTATGTATTCAAATTCAAGATGAATCCTCCACATTGGGCCGCTGATGACGGCTGGACCATTGGGATTGCAGGCCCTTATGATAATGATAATGTGCCCTATGATTTTGCTCCAGGAACATTTAGTTCTTTTGAAAAATTTGACTCAAAATCTCCTGATGAACATGTGGATTGGCTACATGGAACTCTGAACAAAAAAGGTTTATATTAAAATATTCATAAACAAATGAAAGTAAACTTATTAATCCATAAAGAAATCGAATCAAATAAAAAAGGCCACATAAATGTGGCCTTTCATTTTAGATTCTTATTCGTGTTACTTCACAATAAAATTGGAAGTATACACCTCTTCTCCAACGAAAATCTGAACATAGTATACTCCAGCTCTCCAAGTTCGAACATCAATCTCTTCAAGTTCATTTTGAATTATTTTTTGATAGCTCAAAGCTCCTTTGGCATCTACTATTCTAAGTTCCGAATCTACCCATTCAGGTCTTAAGTCTAAATATACTTTATCCGAAGTGGGATTTGGGTATAGTGATATTTCATGACCTTTTCGAACTAAATCCTCAATACCAACACAGATTTCTGTTGTGACCACGATGGTATCTGATCCACTACACCCATTATTATTGGTAGTCGTTACAGAATAACTTCCTGCTGTATTTACTGAAATCATTTGAGTGGTTTCTCCTGTAGACCAAATCCAACTTATTCCTACCCCACCATCTAATGTGATTATAGCTGTATCACAAATCAATGTATCGGGTCCAAAATTCACAATTGGTTTTGGGTGGATTGTTGCAAAACCCGAATCTGCATTTGAACATCCATTAACCGCTATTTGTACCCAATAGATACCCGCTTGATTCGTTGAAATACTGGAAGTTGTATCTCCTGTTGACCATAAATAGGATGCCCCATTTATGGTGTTGGCATGAACTGAACCATAATCACCATCACAAAATGTCAGGGCCGTATCTGATAAAAATACCGGAGGAGCCGGATTTTCTACTGCAAATGCCGAATCTATATCCGAACACCCCTGAGGAGATGTTACAGTTACAACAAAAATTCCCGGTTGGCTAATCGAGGTTGGATTGCCTGTAGTTCCATTACTCCAGGTATAAAGATTTCCGGTTCCCTGAGCAGAAACCTGAACGGAACTTCCCTGACAATAATGCACCGTATCTCCATTGATCTGTGCTACCGGAGTAATTCCTTGTTGTACAAAAGAGAATCCTGTTTCGGAGCATCCATCAGAACTCGTTACGGTCACATGATAGGTTCCCGGAGTGTTTACTACAATTGAAGAATCTGTTGACCCGGTTGACCATAAATAAGTATAAGTCGGATCATTATTTGCTACCAAAGTTGCTGATGTATTATCACAGATTCCAACCACTGCCGGAAGTACAACAATTGGTAATGGTAATTCACTAACCACAATCGTATCTCTTACTGCACAACCTCTGGCATTGGTTACCTCTACCCAAAAATTAGTATCAGCCATTGAAACAGTAGACACTTGTGTTGTTGATCCATTGCTCCATAAGTAAGAAGAAAATCCGGAAGGAGCGGTTAAATTAATAGAAGAACCCGCACAATATCCAGTATCATTACCTAAAGAAACCGTAGGCCAGGAAGCTACGCCAAAGTTTGGTCGAATTGCTAACGAAACATTGAATCCGGAAGACTCAAATGAAGTCCACCCAGTACCTCCATTAAACCAGGTTACACCCGGTTCATAAAACTCAGAAGTATATCCCATCGATAAATTGTTGGTCGCCAACTGCTCTATCGCAAAAAAGTATTTACCTGGTGTTAATATGCGGTCACATGGAAACTGCAATGTGTACCATTGTGCCGTATCGGCAGGAATATTAAAACTGGCCGTAGAATCCATAATAGTTCCAGGTTGTCCGGTTGTACTATTCCATTGATAGATTTTTACTTTGATATCATCATTAATGGTCGGTCCTACTAATTTGAAAGAAACAGACGTTAATGAATCCGTATTAAATATTTCAAACATTTGTCCAAATACACCCGTGGCACCTGTAAAACCAATTCCTTGCGTAACATTATCATTTTCACGTGCATAAATCGTATCTGAAATTTCAAACATATATTGCGCAGAATCATTGAATAAGGTGGTATCCGTCTCTGAGATGGCAACCGTAAAATCAGCAATATATAGACCTATTGTAGAAGGGGTATATGTTGAACTTAAAGCAATGGTATCTTCAGTTGAAGGAAGAATCTGCGTCACAGAACCAGACATAGGAGTTGTATTCACAGAAGCATTTAGAGTCACATTGGTAATTGTATCTGCTCCTTCATTACTCACCACCCCGGAAAAAGTTACAGTTTGCAATTGAGAATGTGGCGTCATGTAATACGGATGTGAAGGCAAAATTTTGTTCAAACTCGCATCGTATGGCGTCATCTGAATCAGACTTACATCATCAATAGCCATATCTCCTGACCATGCAGTACCAAATTCTGCTCTAAACTTCACTTTAATCACTCCGGAAAAAGCGCCCAAATTCACCACTTTATTTAACCATGGGTCGGCCGGATCAGCTTGCGTAGCTCCAATTAAAGAATCTACGCCCAATTGCCAGGTTCCCCCACTCAATACATCGATATACATATTTCCCATTGCAGTTCCTGCCATATGGTACCAAAAACTCAATCCCGGATTTGGCACTCCTGTCAGGGTAATGTTCGGACTTATTAATGATGCCGTATCTCCAACCGCAGCAGGCAATGAAGCTTCTACATACATATAGATTCCGGCTGCTGTTCCCAGTGTGTGATCCACATTTGGTCCGGTTCCCGGAGAGATTGTGGGTCCTGCATTTGCACGCCAACTATAATTGGTTGTAGGAGACCCTAACCAACCATTTGAAAAACTTCCAACATCACCGGAAGTTAATCCATCAAAATTGTAAGATTGGGCTGTCGCATCTGAAACAAAAAATGCGCTTAATAATGCGATCATGAGAGTGTAAATATTTTTCATAGCATTTCAGGTTTGTTTGCTCATAAAATTAATAAAATTTTAACAATCAAGGGGTTCCGTTAAAAACTTCCATTATTGATCTAATAAATTAATTTCGTCCACGATTAAATCATTCGAATATGGAAAAGGGTAAAAATGAAATTGCAATTTTAGGCGCGGGTTGTTTTTGGTGTATTGAAACCATATTTCAACAACTCAATGGGGTGGAATCTGTTCAATCCGGATATAGTGGTGGACATGTTAAAAATCCATCGTATAAAGAGGTTTGTAACGGGACAACCGGACATGCTGAAGTTGCTAGAATTAATTTCAATCCTGAAGTCGTTTCATTTACTGAAATACTTGAAGTATTCTGGAAAGTACATGATCCTACCACATTAAACCGACAAGGTGGTGATATAGGTACACAATATCGTTCAGCTGTTTTTTATACGTCTGAAACACAAAAAGAATTGGCAGAA
This genomic interval from bacterium SCSIO 12643 contains the following:
- a CDS encoding T9SS type A sorting domain-containing protein, which translates into the protein MKNIYTLMIALLSAFFVSDATAQSYNFDGLTSGDVGSFSNGWLGSPTTNYSWRANAGPTISPGTGPNVDHTLGTAAGIYMYVEASLPAAVGDTASLISPNITLTGVPNPGLSFWYHMAGTAMGNMYIDVLSGGTWQLGVDSLIGATQADPADPWLNKVVNLGAFSGVIKVKFRAEFGTAWSGDMAIDDVSLIQMTPYDASLNKILPSHPYYMTPHSQLQTVTFSGVVSNEGADTITNVTLNASVNTTPMSGSVTQILPSTEDTIALSSTYTPSTIGLYIADFTVAISETDTTLFNDSAQYMFEISDTIYARENDNVTQGIGFTGATGVFGQMFEIFNTDSLTSVSFKLVGPTINDDIKVKIYQWNSTTGQPGTIMDSTASFNIPADTAQWYTLQFPCDRILTPGKYFFAIEQLATNNLSMGYTSEFYEPGVTWFNGGTGWTSFESSGFNVSLAIRPNFGVASWPTVSLGNDTGYCAGSSINLTAPSGFSSYLWSNGSTTQVSTVSMADTNFWVEVTNARGCAVRDTIVVSELPLPIVVLPAVVGICDNTSATLVANNDPTYTYLWSTGSTDSSIVVNTPGTYHVTVTSSDGCSETGFSFVQQGITPVAQINGDTVHYCQGSSVQVSAQGTGNLYTWSNGTTGNPTSISQPGIFVVTVTSPQGCSDIDSAFAVENPAPPVFLSDTALTFCDGDYGSVHANTINGASYLWSTGDTTSSISTNQAGIYWVQIAVNGCSNADSGFATIHPKPIVNFGPDTLICDTAIITLDGGVGISWIWSTGETTQMISVNTAGSYSVTTTNNNGCSGSDTIVVTTEICVGIEDLVRKGHEISLYPNPTSDKVYLDLRPEWVDSELRIVDAKGALSYQKIIQNELEEIDVRTWRAGVYYVQIFVGEEVYTSNFIVK
- the msrA gene encoding peptide-methionine (S)-S-oxide reductase MsrA; this encodes MEKGKNEIAILGAGCFWCIETIFQQLNGVESVQSGYSGGHVKNPSYKEVCNGTTGHAEVARINFNPEVVSFTEILEVFWKVHDPTTLNRQGGDIGTQYRSAVFYTSETQKELAEKYKTKLDQSGVYANPIVTEITAFDVFYPAEDYHNDYYNLHGDEQYCRLVIQPKVEKFKKVFSDKLK